The Cygnus olor isolate bCygOlo1 chromosome 19, bCygOlo1.pri.v2, whole genome shotgun sequence DNA window TGCACCTTCTAAAAAATATACTAGACTTTCAGAGAAAGGGTGCTGCCCAGAAAACTCCTGGCAAAACATACTCACACTGAACTTACAGAATCCTGGTTAGTCTCTTAAcggtattttaaaatgaaccaTGACTAGAAAGCTTTAAACTATACATAcgtgaacatttttttccttaagtttaAAGCTTTACAAGTAAGAATCTATAAAGCTAGAATGCTTCTAAAATTTTAGTGTGTCTGAGAATAACCAAAATTACTGTGTAGGAAGTTTGGACTTACTTTGTAAAACTTTCTCAAGTTCTCCTTCTGAGTCTGATTGATCACAGTTAAGACTCTAGCAATAGATTTGCGCACCACACGGCtgcaggtgggaaaaaaaaaaaaagaggacgTCTCAGAACGCACCAAGGGACAACCACCACGGTTTTAAACAACCAGCATCCCACGGAGAACAGATGACAGGGATACCGGACAACCACGCAGCTCGCACCGCGCCCGCTCCGCGCTGCGGCGCGGCACCACCCAGCaggcctcccctcagcgccTCGGAGCAGAGCCCCACGCACCGAGCCCACACGCTCCCCTCCGCCCCCCAGCGCGGGCAGCAGGGGGCGGCCGGTCCCTGCCGGTCCCTGCGCTCGGCCCCTCACGGCCCCGTTCCCGTCCCGGGCCCCGCTTACATCTTGGAGAGCTTGGAGGCGGCCCCGCCCGTCACCTTGGCCACGCGCAGCTGCGACAGCTCCACCTTGAGGTCCtccagctgcttcagcagctcctccttcttcttcccccGCAGGTCCCGGGCCTTGATCTTGGCCTGCGGGCGGCGGGCAGCCGGTCACGGCGCGTCAGGCGGGCGCCGCgcagccccggcacccccccgcccgcccccggccccggccgccccccggcccatccgccccccacccccctctcccccccgcggtgaggccgggccgggcccgcaGAGCACGGGGCCGCCGGGCCGAGGCTCGGGGTCCCGGCGCCCGCGCGGATGGCGGCGGATGCTGGCGGATGGCGGCGCGGGGCGCTCACCAtgatggcggcggcggcgcggctcGGGCGGAAGGGCCGGAAGCGGCGCGGGCGCGGGGGGGAGGGGCCGCGGCCCGGCGCCTACCAAtgggcggcggcgcgggggggggagggcccTGGGCCGCGCCACACCCCCGCGGGCCGCGCCGTGGTACCGGCCGCGgagggcggggggcggcggcggggctgggcgccGGTACCGGGCTGGCtggccgccccgccgccccgcctcGCTGCTGCCCCGGAGCGGAGCCGGCGGTGCGGAGCGGGCCGAGGTGCGGCGGCCTCCGCgtgggggcggcggggacgtgacggcgggcgggaggcggccatcgcggcggggccggggctgaggCCGGGCGGGACGCGGGGAGGGCCGGCTCCGGTCCCGGCGCGGCGGAGCGGCGTTGGGCCGGCCCCGGGTGGCGCCGCGCCGCCTCCCCGCGCGGTGGCGCCGCCGCCCGGCTCCAGCCTCCCGccgtgcccggccccgcgggggggcGAGGCGGGCTCCCGAGTGACGTCCCGCGGGGCCAATCAGGgcgcgccgccccgccgccggcccgggCGCTCGCCCaatgggggcgggggggcggggcgaggcCGGCCCCGAGCGGCGGCAGGCGGCAGCCGCGCTCCGCGCCCCCGGACCTGGGCGGCCGCGGCCGGAGccgagggggctgggggcggagGCGCCCGCCCGGCACCGGCAggggcacgggcacgggcaccGACagcggcaccggcaccggcacggCCTCCAGgtgcgcggggcggggcgggagggcAGGAGCGGCGGcgtggggccgggcagggcagggccgggccggcgtccccgcgccccccgcccgccgccggtCCCCGCGGAGAGGCCCCGCCGCAGGCCGAGGACCGGCCCAGGTGAGGCGGCGGCGCCGCGGCAGgtgcggggccggccccggcggcgggtGCGCGCCGCGGCCGTGACAGCGCCGTGACAGCGCCgcgcccggtgcccggtgccccggcgctcccccggggccggcggTGGGCGCTGAGCGGTCCCCGGCCGGCACCTGCCTgcccccgggcccggccgcgcTCCCCCGGGGCTGTCGGTGCGTGGCGGGCTCGCCCCGCGGGAGGCGGTCGGGGTCCGTGCGGGGGGcgcgcggggcggcgggcgctgaGAAACCGGGGGCCGGCTGGGGCCGGCCGTGCCCCCCGGGGACCCTCCGGGGACCCTCCGGGGTCCGGCTGTGCCCTCCGGGGGTCCTCCGGGGccggctggggctggctggggtcTGGCtgtgccctcctgcccccagacGTGCTGCCCATTCCTGCCCGTAAGGGCTCCAGCACCTGACGGCGGCCCCAAAAAAAGGCCGCAGACAGAGGCGGCTGTCAGCTcccaggctctgctcctgcGGCACGTAGAGCGGGGCTCGTTTGTGTCAGCATCTCGGCTGCGCTTTTGTGCCGTAGCGATCGGGCTCCGAGCTCGTGCCGTGTCTCAGTTTGGCAGTTCTAGCCCCCCGCCTGCAGAGCGGATCCGTTATCGTAAAAAAAATGGCCAGGTTTGGAAGAGCTGTCCAAACGCAATCCGTGGTTCTCGGCGTCTCGTCTCAGTGCGGAGCAGCGCTGTCGGACGGTGGGATGATGAAAACGCTGGGCGAAGTGAATCTCCCAGCATGCGCATGCCCTCCCACCATTCCTGCGAGCAACGAAACTGCAGTGGTGGGAGCAGCCGTGGGGATGGCAGGATGGGCCTGCCG harbors:
- the RPL35 gene encoding 60S ribosomal protein L35, with amino-acid sequence MAKIKARDLRGKKKEELLKQLEDLKVELSQLRVAKVTGGAASKLSKIRVVRKSIARVLTVINQTQKENLRKFYKGKKYKPLDLRPKKTRAMRRRLNKHEENLKTKKQQRKERLYPVRKYAIKA